In the genome of Henningerozyma blattae CBS 6284 chromosome 5, complete genome, one region contains:
- the RAD4 gene encoding Rad4p (similar to Saccharomyces cerevisiae RAD4 (YER162C); ancestral locus Anc_8.225) translates to MSDNLKPEYFQLLRKVLHEKELENKKRQIERRKKLQEEQSQNNNKRDVEEIIIPDDLDVKPYVTKKKLKKYGSKYDNESIVEDPKMVINIDDDDNDDGNISDFDEDEDFNSDEFEDVDVSNNLTDLDGSISITIDGSTSNKTKTASTRKNVCSNEVRSFRKYYHCIYLISQIYSGTIYNEYLNSTSLLKKLSLLVPDKTFDLLTPELDKEMPLRSTRKLLNGLKDCIKIWNKNWRLTSSNTNSYFLMKTWEELQECDKNIPTSINRFNIKKAISKRKGDIHQSAMGFIAMLRSCNLNARLIVSFQPPDFTNLKIIEKRKINNISTFEYKYPFVWCEVWDKFSKNWITIDPIINKKIEQIQNFSLLEPKGLDSVDRNLIRYVIAFDRKNGVKDVTRRYTHWYNSKILKKRITRTPKGEIWYNKIISRFNRRKRIKIDDYEDLYMKKRDLNEPMPDNLSDLKNHPFYVLENGLTKYQTLKKGVVECGFLNISKSSTASKKIGKKILKVYKRSDILELKSPKRWYMEGRVLKTGAKPLKTIIRKNPYSLDNNDESEEERLYSFNETELYIPPIINPTTLEIPKNHYGNIEIFQPTMIPNDCVLIESPIAIKSARFLDIPFAPAVTSFKFEKSKAGRRSNTRSTKANLSGVVVSNKFKNALLTTIDCMEYDIENSRKIEETLSCLQNWNTLFLKLNIKNKLNYTYGTVQENSSKDNESNIQTFNTDMDEIESEDEDKDFASGGFLPRLSRNEGEAPNDNNNQLLQLQSSDEMPESMGGFLPQSNIDIDTNMEQSVSDFDGGFLPIILDNNEVKNTINNEEVINSSNSHNAWIIPNNIEVGDISEPVEPYEPISKRKTRLSSRMVKNKITDRKNDSDSEHQEKFLVREQDIENNTIDDSDSYTQYHVPANNINRQIKPQKLSEPISRRITRRHKNKINYYENVSVNDEIEDNPDMDDEYADFMNELNE, encoded by the coding sequence ATGAGTGATAATTTGAAGCCTGAATactttcaattattaagaaaagTATTGCATGAGAAGGAacttgaaaataaaaagagacAAATTGAAAGGAGAAAAAAACTACAAGAAGAGCAAtcacaaaataataataaaagagatgttgaagaaattataattCCTGATGATCTTGACGTTAAACCGTAtgttacaaaaaaaaaattaaagaagtATGGGTCCaaatatgataatgaatCCATTGTTGAAGATCCTAAAATGGTCATcaatattgatgatgatgataatgatgatggcAATATAAGTGATTTTGATGAAGACgaagattttaattcagatgaatttgaagatgtGGATGTTTCAAACAACTTAACAGATTTAGATGGTTCCATATCTATAACAATAGATGGTTCAACTTCCAATAAGACTAAAACTGCTTCTACACGCAAGAATGTATGTTCTAATGAAGTGAGATcctttagaaaatattatcactGTATTTACCTGATATCTCAAATATATTCAGGAACCatatataatgaatatttgaattcaaCTTCTTTactgaaaaaattatcccTTTTGGTTCCAGATAAGACTTTTGATCTATTGACTCCAGAATTGGATAAAGAAATGCCATTACGTTCAACTAGAAAGCTATTAAACGGTTTAAAAGATTGTATTAAGATATGGAATAAAAATTGGAGATTAACTTCAAGTAATACAAATTCATACTTTCTCATGAAAACTTGGGaagaattacaagaatgtgataaaaatattccaacAAGTATAAATcgatttaatattaaaaaggCTATATCAAAGCGTAAAGGTGATATACATCAATCTGCAATGGGGTTTATAGCAATGCTAAGATCTTGTAATTTAAATGCACGATTGATAGTATCATTCCAACCACCagattttacaaatttaaaaattattgagaaaagaaaaattaataatatatcaacttttgaatataaatacCCATTTGTATGGTGTGAAGTTTGGGATAAGTTTTCTAAGAATTGGATCACCATTGATccaattataaataaaaaaatagaacaaattcaaaacttTTCACTGTTGGAACCAAAAGGTTTAGATTCGGTAGATCGAAATCTAATTCGATATGTAATTGCCTTTGATAGAAAAAATGGTGTTAAGGATGTAACTAGAAGGTATACACACTGGTATAATtcgaaaattttaaaaaagagaaTCACGAGAACTCCTAAAGGCGAAATATGgtataataaaatcatttCAAGATTCAATAGGAGGAAGCGTataaaaattgatgattATGAAGATTTATATATGAAGAAAAGAGATTTGAATGAGCCAATGCCAGATAATTTAAGTGATTTGAAGAATCACCCGTTTTATGTGTTAGAAAATGGTTTAACTAAATATCAAACTTTAAAGAAGGGTGTCGTAGAATGCggatttttaaatatttctaaatccTCTACAgcttcaaaaaaaattggtaaaaaaattttaaaagtatataaGCGATCAGATATCCTAGAGTTGAAATCTCCAAAGAGATGGTATATGGAGGGAAGAGTATTGAAAACTGGTGCAAAACCTTTAAAAACAatcattagaaaaaatccctattcattagataataatgatgaaagtGAAGAGGAAAGGctttattcatttaatgaaaCTGAATTATACATACCACCAATTATAAATCCAACTACATTGGAGATACCTAAAAACCATTACGgcaatattgaaatttttcaaccTACAATGATACCAAATGATTGTGTATTAATTGAATCACCAATTGCTATAAAATCAGCAAGGTTTCTTGATATCCCATTTGCTCCTGCCGTGAcaagttttaaatttgagaAAAGTAAGGCTGGTAGAAGATCCAACACAAGATCAACCAAAGCAAACTTATCGGGTGTTGTGGTATCTAACAAATTCAAGAATGCATTACTTACTACAATTGACTGTATGGAatatgatattgaaaattctagaaaaattgaagaaactTTAAGTTGTTTACAGAATTGGAATAccttatttttaaaattaaatattaaaaataagttGAATTATACTTATGGTACAGTTCAAGAAAATAGTTCGAAAGATAATGAATCGAATATTCAAACTTTCAATACTGATATGGATGAAATAGAATCggaagatgaagataaagATTTTGCATCAGGTGGGTTTTTACCACGGCTTAGTAGAAATGAAGGAGAAGCTCCTAATGATAACAATAATCAATTACTGCAATTACAATCATCAGATGAAATGCCAGAATCTATGGGTGGGTTTTTACCTCAATCTAACATTGACATTGATACAAATATGGAGCAATCAGTTTCAGATTTTGATGGAGGGTTTttaccaataatattagataataatgaagtcaaaaatactattaataatgaagaagtaATTAACTCTTCTAATTCACATAATGCTTGGATAAtaccaaataatattgaggTGGGGGATATATCTGAACCTGTTGAACCATATGAACCTATCTCCAAGCGGAAAACTAGACTTTCTTCTCGTAtggtaaaaaataaaattactGATAGAAAAAATGACTCTGATTCTGAACATCAAGAGAAATTTCTTGTTCGTGAAcaagatattgaaaataatactatagATGATTCTGATTCCTATACGCAATATCATGTGCCTGCCAATAACATAAATAGGCAAATTAAGCCGCAAAAGCTTTCAGAACCCATATCCAGAAGAATTACTAGACGCcataaaaacaaaataaattattatgaaaATGTCAGTGTAAACGATGAAATAGAAGATAATCCAGATATGGATGATGAATACGCAGATTTTATGAACGAATTAAacgaataa
- the GCG1 gene encoding gamma-glutamylcyclotransferase (similar to Saccharomyces cerevisiae YER163C; ancestral locus Anc_8.226), with protein sequence MPSVRDSIKDALEAETITTTNQLDDTNSLSTTDTITASNIKLDANFISTDNTTPSQNTEGIWVLGYGSLLYKPPPHFTHRVPCRIPGYTRRFWQSSIDHRGTPDSPGRVATLVPLSTISNLDGNTSLEHPDGLPAAVYYIPPSHAAEVRANLDIREQNGYDLVKVEVHLLPSADHNSELNMLLNELEIDPITQHHLLLASVYVGVPGGEAYIGPEEIIETAKVIATSIGPSGTNYEYLKKMCTSLDEMVRLTGVGVDPYLIELLDCVETLRK encoded by the coding sequence ATGCCTTCTGTGCGAGACTCCATCAAGGATGCGTTAGAAGCAGAAACAATCACCACTACAAATCAATTAGATGATacaaattcattatcaacAACTGATACTATTACAGCATCTAATATCAAACTAGATGCAAATTTCATCTCTACGGATAACACCACGCCATCTCAGAATACGGAAGGTATTTGGGTTCTAGGTTATGGTTCGTTATTATATAAACCACCTCCACATTTCACCCATCGTGTACCTTGTAGAATCCCTGGTTATACACGTAGGTTTTGGCAATCAAGTATAGATCATCGTGGTACACCTGATTCCCCAGGTCGTGTGGCAACTCTGGTGCCATTGTCAACAATTTCCAATTTAGATGGCAACACTTCATTAGAGCATCCAGACGGTTTACCAGCTGCAGTGTATTATATACCACCATCTCATGCAGCCGAAGTTCGTGCTAATTTAGATATTAGAGAACAAAACGGTTATGATTTGGTCAAAGTTGAGGTTCATCTGTTGCCTTCTGCCGATCATAATTCAGAATTAAATAtgttattaaatgaattagaaattgaTCCAATAACGCAACACCACCTTTTACTTGCCTCCGTCTATGTCGGAGTGCCTGGTGGTGAAGCTTATATAGGTCcagaagaaattattgaaactGCGAAAGTCATTGCCACTTCAATTGGTCCAAGTGGTACAAAttatgaatatttgaaaaaaatgtgTACCTCTCTCGATGAGATGGTTCGTTTAACAGGTGTAGGTGTTGATCCTTACCTAATTGAATTGTTGGATTGTGTTGAAACTTTACGCAAATGA